From the Billgrantia sulfidoxydans genome, one window contains:
- a CDS encoding sodium:solute symporter family protein, with translation MTVSLVWWAIAGYLAIAIVIAILSRQGRTQDMSGYFLGNRQMSGFVSALSYSATTYSAFMMVGLAGLTYAGGVGALGFEIVYFAGVSLVAVFGPRFWAVGKAFGVVTPSEMLGRRYDSRAVAIVVALSNCLFLIPYAAVQLAGIGYLLQGTTDGAVPFTAGVVLATALALFFSYVAGIRSVMWTDSLQAIMMIVAATLVTYLVIQGLGGFRVLFDTLATERPEMLVVPGEGLFTFTTFLGLTIPWFFFSLSNPQVSQRLFMPASLAAMRRMLLGFLVFGFVYTLVSVLWGLSAVVAFPGLDNADLATPALLTSGHVPPLLGAMVMIGILAAAVSTIDSIMLTLSSMVARDVYGNLRPGSSEARQLAVGKWVIPVIALLALGFAELQLSLIAVLSVAASAGLVAVVPAIVGAFYWRRGTAAGVLASVIVASAFVLFVYAGGNRFLGLPAGVWGIVVASLVFLGVSLASRPPHAATEAFLAAASGEREEPGRVVAGRRER, from the coding sequence ATGACCGTTTCCCTCGTGTGGTGGGCGATTGCGGGCTACCTGGCGATCGCCATCGTCATCGCCATCCTGTCGCGCCAGGGCAGGACGCAGGACATGTCGGGCTACTTTCTCGGCAACCGCCAGATGAGCGGCTTCGTCTCCGCGCTCAGCTACAGCGCCACCACCTACAGCGCCTTCATGATGGTGGGGCTGGCGGGGCTGACCTACGCCGGCGGCGTCGGCGCGCTGGGGTTCGAGATCGTCTATTTCGCCGGGGTCTCGCTGGTGGCGGTGTTCGGGCCGCGCTTCTGGGCCGTGGGCAAGGCGTTCGGCGTCGTCACGCCGAGCGAGATGCTGGGCCGGCGCTACGACAGCCGGGCCGTGGCGATCGTGGTGGCACTCTCCAACTGCCTGTTCCTCATTCCCTATGCGGCGGTGCAGCTCGCCGGCATCGGCTACCTGCTGCAGGGCACCACCGACGGCGCGGTGCCGTTCACCGCCGGGGTGGTGCTGGCCACGGCGCTGGCGCTGTTCTTCTCCTACGTCGCCGGCATCCGCTCGGTCATGTGGACCGACTCGCTGCAGGCGATCATGATGATCGTCGCCGCCACCCTGGTGACCTACCTGGTCATCCAGGGGCTGGGCGGCTTTCGTGTGCTGTTCGATACGCTGGCCACGGAGCGTCCCGAGATGCTGGTGGTGCCGGGCGAGGGGCTGTTCACCTTCACCACCTTCCTCGGCCTGACCATTCCCTGGTTCTTCTTCAGTCTCTCCAACCCCCAGGTCAGCCAGCGCCTGTTCATGCCGGCCTCGCTCGCGGCGATGCGCCGGATGCTGCTCGGCTTCCTGGTCTTCGGCTTCGTCTACACCCTGGTCTCGGTGCTGTGGGGGCTCTCCGCCGTGGTCGCCTTCCCGGGGCTGGACAACGCCGACCTGGCCACGCCTGCGCTGCTCACCTCCGGCCACGTGCCGCCGCTGCTGGGGGCGATGGTGATGATCGGCATCCTGGCAGCGGCCGTCTCGACCATCGATTCGATCATGCTGACGCTCTCCTCGATGGTGGCCCGCGACGTCTACGGCAACCTCAGGCCGGGCAGCAGCGAGGCGCGCCAGCTCGCGGTCGGCAAGTGGGTCATTCCGGTCATCGCGCTGCTGGCACTGGGCTTTGCCGAGCTGCAGCTGAGCCTGATCGCGGTGCTTTCGGTGGCGGCGTCGGCGGGGCTGGTCGCCGTGGTGCCGGCCATCGTCGGCGCCTTCTACTGGCGCCGGGGCACGGCGGCCGGCGTGCTGGCCAGCGTCATCGTCGCCAGTGCCTTCGTGCTGTTCGTCTATGCCGGCGGCAACCGCTTCCTGGGGCTGCCGGCGGGGGTGTGGGGAATCGTCGTGGCCAGCCTGGTCTTCCTCGGCGTCAGCCTGGCGAGCCGGCCGCCTCATGCGGCGACGGAGGCCTTCCTGGCAGCGGCCTCCGGCGAGCGGGAAGAGCCGGGGCGGGTGGTCGCGGGCCGCCGCGAGCGCTAG
- the pncB gene encoding nicotinate phosphoribosyltransferase, whose protein sequence is MGETYRDGPIIRSLLDTDWYKLTMMQGVHHQYPNASVTWEFRCRDAEPLERYIPEIREQIDRLATLQLSREESAYLASFPYMSPDFIRFLELFRFRPEYVKVGMQGSELCIVIDGPWSHSILFEIVILAIISEVRNRTLYPEVEIDQAVAQLRHKLAALREAYTPEQLAGFNLADFGTRRRLSQPVQEAIVEVMEAEFPGHFVGTSNVDIARRHDISPMGTMAHEWVMAHQQLGSRLVDSQRAALEAWVQEYRGYLGIALTDTVTLDAFLRDFDLYFAKLFDGLRHDSGDPLWFAEKCIRHYESLGIDPMTKTLIFSDSLTFDKAMHIKTALEGRIRTSFGIGTHLTCDVPGVKPMNIVIKMVSCNGQPVAKISDSPGKTMSRDESYVSYLKHVFGVKG, encoded by the coding sequence ATGGGCGAGACCTACCGCGACGGGCCGATCATCCGCTCGCTGCTGGATACCGACTGGTACAAGCTGACCATGATGCAGGGCGTGCATCACCAGTACCCGAACGCCAGCGTCACCTGGGAGTTCCGCTGTCGGGACGCCGAGCCCCTGGAGCGCTACATCCCCGAGATCCGCGAGCAGATCGACCGCCTGGCCACGTTGCAGCTGTCCCGTGAGGAGTCGGCCTACCTGGCGAGCTTCCCTTACATGTCGCCCGACTTCATCCGCTTCCTGGAGCTGTTCCGCTTCCGCCCGGAGTACGTGAAGGTCGGCATGCAGGGCAGCGAGCTGTGCATCGTCATCGACGGGCCCTGGTCGCACAGCATCCTGTTCGAGATCGTGATCCTCGCCATCATCAGCGAGGTGCGCAATCGAACCCTCTATCCCGAGGTCGAGATCGATCAGGCCGTGGCGCAGCTACGCCACAAGCTCGCGGCGCTGCGCGAGGCCTATACGCCCGAACAGCTGGCCGGCTTCAACCTGGCCGACTTCGGTACGCGACGGCGGCTCTCCCAACCGGTGCAGGAGGCGATCGTCGAAGTCATGGAGGCGGAGTTCCCGGGCCACTTCGTCGGCACCAGCAACGTCGACATCGCGCGTCGCCACGATATCAGCCCGATGGGCACCATGGCCCACGAGTGGGTGATGGCGCATCAGCAGTTGGGGAGCCGCCTGGTGGACAGCCAGCGTGCCGCGCTGGAGGCCTGGGTGCAGGAGTATCGCGGTTATCTCGGCATCGCGCTGACCGATACCGTCACCCTCGATGCCTTCCTGCGCGATTTCGACCTCTACTTCGCCAAGCTCTTCGATGGGCTACGCCACGACAGCGGCGACCCGCTGTGGTTCGCCGAGAAGTGCATTCGCCACTATGAGTCGTTGGGCATCGATCCGATGACCAAGACGCTGATCTTCAGCGACAGCCTGACCTTCGACAAGGCCATGCACATCAAGACGGCGCTGGAGGGGCGGATCCGCACCAGCTTCGGCATCGGCACCCACCTGACCTGCGACGTGCCGGGAGTGAAGCCGATGAATATCGTGATCAAGATGGTCTCGTGCAACGGCCAGCCGGTGGCCAAGATCTCGGATTCGCCGGGCAAGACCATGTCGCGCGACGAGAGCTACGTGAGCTATCTCAAGCACGTCTTCGGCGTGAAGGGGTAA
- a CDS encoding ferritin-like domain-containing protein, giving the protein MVIKNAQELFVRLLSETNSAEKQITRALPKMARAADNEKLVEAFQHHLEETQGQLERIEQAADSIPDIRVKRIKSHAMESLIQEGEELIDATEKGPVRDAGLIAAAQKVEHFEIAAYGTLCELAEQLGHTKAKEILAETLKEEKSTDDKLSKLAKQDVNKRAG; this is encoded by the coding sequence ATGGTCATCAAGAACGCCCAGGAACTGTTCGTGCGCCTGCTTTCCGAAACCAACAGCGCCGAGAAGCAGATCACCCGCGCGCTGCCCAAGATGGCTCGCGCCGCCGACAACGAGAAGCTGGTCGAGGCCTTCCAGCATCACCTCGAAGAGACACAGGGCCAGTTGGAGCGCATCGAGCAGGCCGCTGACTCCATCCCCGACATTCGCGTCAAGCGCATCAAGAGCCATGCGATGGAGAGCCTGATCCAGGAGGGCGAGGAACTGATCGACGCCACGGAGAAGGGCCCGGTTCGCGATGCCGGCCTGATCGCCGCGGCCCAGAAGGTAGAGCATTTCGAGATCGCCGCCTACGGCACCCTCTGCGAACTGGCCGAGCAACTGGGCCACACCAAGGCCAAGGAGATCCTCGCCGAGACGCTGAAGGAGGAGAAATCCACCGACGACAAGCTGAGCAAGCTGGCCAAGCAGGACGTCAACAAGCGGGCCGGCTGA
- a CDS encoding FAD-dependent oxidoreductase: MEAIWTLGSRGVAEHPSLAEDAEVDVAIVGAGITGLTAALPLAEAGLRVMVLEAGRVGGGATGGSTGNLYATLASGQAPLRHKWGDDVAADVVRARAEAVDHVEALVQRFAIDCQFRRQPAYRLVSDERQHADHDLNEELDALISAGLDVEMVDSAGLPFDSWGIRIAQQAQFNPLHYVQGLACALLGEGVVIHQHAPVREIDPGRGVVRTDEASVTAKHIVQATHTPKGISLVQAGMPVSREYAVSARLRSGEYPEGIHWVLDPFHSLRSYRHGDDRYLMVIGEKHPTGEHRGDHYQLLREYLAARFDVAAFTHHWSAQQYTSPDGLPYIGRMHGHGNLYMATGFAADGLVWGTVAGTLIADQILDRDNPWQARFGARRITPGKSALQYAKENATVTKHMVKDYLGTEKLDGFDAIAPGHGRVATVEGEKLAIHRTEAGELKVLSAVCPHMKCIVHWNASESTWDCPCHGSRFDTEGEVIEGPSLHPLAKLEGHR, translated from the coding sequence ATGGAAGCGATCTGGACACTGGGTAGCCGCGGCGTGGCCGAGCATCCTTCCCTGGCAGAGGATGCCGAGGTGGATGTTGCCATCGTCGGGGCGGGCATCACCGGGCTCACCGCGGCGCTGCCGCTGGCCGAGGCCGGTCTCAGGGTCATGGTGCTCGAGGCGGGGAGGGTGGGGGGCGGCGCCACGGGCGGCTCCACCGGCAATCTCTACGCCACGCTGGCCTCGGGGCAGGCGCCGTTGCGCCATAAATGGGGCGATGACGTGGCCGCCGACGTGGTGCGGGCCAGGGCCGAGGCGGTCGACCACGTCGAGGCGCTGGTGCAGCGCTTCGCCATCGACTGCCAGTTCCGGCGCCAGCCGGCCTATCGCCTGGTAAGCGACGAGCGCCAGCATGCCGATCACGACCTGAACGAAGAGCTCGATGCGCTGATCAGCGCCGGGCTCGACGTCGAGATGGTGGACAGCGCCGGCCTGCCCTTCGACAGTTGGGGCATCCGTATCGCCCAGCAGGCCCAGTTCAACCCGCTGCACTATGTCCAGGGGCTGGCCTGCGCGCTGCTCGGCGAAGGCGTGGTGATTCACCAACATGCCCCCGTGCGCGAGATCGACCCTGGCAGGGGGGTGGTGCGAACCGATGAGGCCAGCGTCACCGCTAAGCACATCGTGCAGGCGACCCATACGCCCAAGGGCATCAGCCTGGTCCAGGCGGGCATGCCGGTATCGCGTGAGTACGCGGTCAGCGCGCGACTGAGAAGCGGCGAGTACCCCGAGGGCATCCACTGGGTGCTCGACCCCTTCCACTCGCTGCGCAGCTACCGTCACGGCGACGATCGCTACCTGATGGTCATTGGCGAGAAGCACCCGACCGGCGAGCACCGCGGCGACCATTACCAGTTGTTGCGCGAATACCTGGCGGCACGCTTCGACGTGGCGGCTTTCACCCACCACTGGTCGGCCCAGCAGTACACCTCTCCGGACGGATTGCCTTACATCGGCCGCATGCATGGCCACGGCAATCTCTACATGGCCACCGGCTTCGCCGCCGACGGCCTGGTGTGGGGCACCGTGGCCGGCACGCTCATCGCCGACCAGATTCTCGACCGCGACAACCCCTGGCAGGCACGCTTCGGCGCGCGGCGCATCACCCCGGGAAAATCGGCGCTGCAGTATGCCAAGGAAAATGCCACCGTCACCAAGCACATGGTCAAGGACTACCTGGGCACCGAGAAACTCGATGGCTTCGACGCCATCGCGCCGGGGCACGGCCGGGTTGCCACCGTGGAAGGCGAGAAGCTCGCCATCCATCGTACCGAGGCCGGCGAACTCAAGGTGCTCTCCGCGGTGTGTCCGCACATGAAGTGCATCGTGCACTGGAACGCCAGCGAATCGACCTGGGACTGCCCCTGCCACGGTAGCCGATTCGACACCGAAGGCGAGGTGATCGAAGGTCCTTCCCTCCATCCATTGGCCAAGCTCGAAGGACACCGCTAG
- a CDS encoding cytochrome c oxidase assembly protein has translation MHGSVAAGGASALLAWFPLGLLGLATLGYLGAAGRQQRRGNGWSGWRCALFALGSLLLAVAVAPPVTAWAHHDLRGHMAQHLLIGMLAPLAWALAAPVTLTLRSLPTAAARRLVGALRSLPLRIVSHPIAALLLNVGGMALLYFTPLYAASRHSGLLHGWVHLHFLAAGYLFCWAVLAGPDASPHRLGLRLRLGVLFVSMAAHALLGKLMYGYLWPRGAGHPAEEIQAAAQLMYYGGDLAELLLAVALLWLASAARRESLLTFPPLR, from the coding sequence ATGCACGGCAGCGTTGCCGCTGGCGGCGCCTCGGCGCTGTTGGCATGGTTCCCGCTTGGCCTGCTCGGCCTGGCGACCCTGGGCTATCTTGGCGCGGCCGGACGCCAGCAGCGTCGCGGCAACGGCTGGAGCGGCTGGCGCTGCGCCCTCTTCGCTCTGGGCAGCCTGCTGCTCGCCGTGGCCGTGGCCCCGCCGGTCACGGCCTGGGCGCATCACGACCTGCGCGGCCACATGGCCCAGCACCTGCTGATCGGCATGCTGGCGCCGCTGGCCTGGGCACTGGCCGCCCCGGTGACGCTGACCCTCAGGAGCCTGCCGACCGCCGCGGCGCGCCGGCTCGTTGGCGCTCTCCGGAGCCTGCCGCTGCGGATCGTGTCGCACCCGATTGCCGCCTTGCTGCTCAACGTCGGCGGCATGGCCCTGCTCTACTTCACCCCGCTGTATGCCGCCTCGCGGCACAGCGGCCTGCTGCATGGCTGGGTCCATCTGCACTTCCTGGCGGCGGGCTACCTGTTCTGCTGGGCCGTACTGGCGGGCCCGGACGCCTCGCCGCACCGGCTCGGCCTGCGCTTGCGCCTGGGCGTGCTGTTCGTTTCCATGGCCGCCCACGCCTTGCTGGGCAAGCTCATGTACGGCTACCTGTGGCCGCGCGGTGCCGGCCACCCCGCGGAAGAGATCCAAGCCGCCGCCCAGCTCATGTACTACGGCGGCGACCTGGCCGAGCTGCTGCTGGCGGTGGCATTGCTGTGGCTGGCCTCAGCCGCGCGACGGGAATCGCTGCTGACATTTCCGCCTCTTCGCTAG
- a CDS encoding DUF2243 domain-containing protein yields MTSPRPTPAAAQDSRRTLWLAAMAGAGVMAAVDEIVFHQLLQWHHFFDRATPAVGILSDGLLHAAELLAIAIGAFLLIEQTQRRRLVARWAWAGAFLGMGGFQLFDGIVSHKLLGIHQIRYGVDLLAYDLSWNLSALALLLVGLALYRRARRLERG; encoded by the coding sequence ATGACCTCACCCCGCCCCACCCCGGCCGCCGCACAGGATTCACGCCGAACACTCTGGCTTGCCGCGATGGCCGGCGCCGGCGTGATGGCCGCCGTCGACGAGATCGTCTTCCACCAGTTGCTGCAGTGGCATCACTTCTTCGACCGCGCGACGCCGGCCGTCGGCATTCTGTCGGACGGCCTGCTACACGCGGCCGAGCTGCTCGCCATCGCGATCGGCGCCTTCCTGCTGATCGAGCAGACCCAGCGCCGCCGGCTGGTGGCGCGCTGGGCCTGGGCCGGCGCCTTCCTCGGCATGGGCGGCTTCCAGCTGTTCGACGGCATCGTCAGCCACAAGCTGCTGGGCATCCACCAGATCCGCTACGGCGTCGACCTGCTCGCCTATGACCTGAGCTGGAACCTCTCCGCCCTGGCGCTGCTGCTGGTGGGCCTGGCCCTCTACCGCCGAGCCAGGCGGCTAGAGCGGGGCTGA
- a CDS encoding alkaline phosphatase family protein, protein MTDDAPPLPDVLAGPLLRRLSAERLVLWLVATRPLELTLMLHPESHPPRRLRLGDERLERIPVGQHAWLHLIDVPLATPLPTGTLVDYDLKVRSEAEERGIADWAPHLLHAGTHYPSFVLAERHHRLLHGSCRKPHHDGPDGLVGADAWLAERRRAPQEWPAWLLMTGDQVYADDVAGPTLVAIHALIARLGLFDEALEGATVPDSQALYRDAATYYRREALLPDTESGSALRERFFGGVRKPVFTTANAHNHLITFAEVMAMYLLVWSPVPWRLIEISPPALDAEWPQRFLAEQAILERFVEGLPACSRLLAHLPSLMIFDDHDVTDDWNLTADWEQVAYGHPFSRRIIGNALLAYLLCQGWGNDPERLDGLCAQAAELMTEAQRQEGQLPRQAHDALLQRLQRFQGWEYRIPGPPPLIVLDTRTRRWRSERHPTRPSGLMDWEALIELQEAMLDAPAAIIVSPAPMFGVKLIEAVQRLFALAGKPLLVDAENWMAHRGAASVMLNIFRHSRTPGNYVILSGDVHYSFAYDIHLRHREQGPRLWQITASGIKNAFPVTLLDWFDRLNRWLYAPRSPLNWFTKRRRLAIHPRDPDRARAGERLWNGCGLGLVDFDEAGRPRDIRYLDARGFEVGFPPARE, encoded by the coding sequence ATGACCGACGACGCCCCGCCCCTGCCCGACGTCCTGGCCGGCCCCTTGCTGCGACGCCTGTCGGCCGAGCGCCTGGTGCTGTGGCTGGTGGCCACGCGGCCGCTCGAACTCACGCTCATGCTGCACCCCGAGAGCCACCCGCCGCGTCGCCTGCGGCTGGGCGACGAGCGGCTCGAGCGCATCCCGGTCGGTCAGCATGCCTGGCTGCACCTGATCGACGTTCCCCTCGCCACGCCGCTGCCCACCGGCACGCTCGTCGACTATGACCTGAAGGTGCGCAGCGAAGCCGAGGAGCGCGGCATCGCCGACTGGGCACCGCACCTGCTCCACGCGGGCACGCACTACCCGAGCTTCGTGCTGGCCGAACGCCACCACCGCCTGCTGCACGGCTCCTGCCGCAAGCCCCACCATGACGGCCCCGACGGCCTGGTGGGCGCCGATGCCTGGCTCGCCGAGCGGCGCCGGGCGCCACAGGAGTGGCCGGCCTGGCTGCTGATGACGGGCGACCAGGTCTACGCCGACGACGTGGCCGGCCCCACGCTGGTGGCGATCCACGCCCTGATCGCACGGCTGGGCCTGTTCGACGAGGCGCTGGAGGGCGCCACGGTGCCCGACAGCCAGGCACTCTATCGCGACGCGGCCACCTATTACCGGCGCGAGGCGCTGCTGCCGGACACCGAGAGCGGCAGCGCCCTGCGCGAACGCTTCTTCGGCGGCGTACGCAAGCCGGTGTTCACCACGGCCAATGCACACAATCACCTGATCACCTTCGCCGAGGTGATGGCCATGTACCTGCTGGTCTGGTCGCCGGTGCCGTGGCGGCTGATCGAAATCTCCCCTCCTGCGCTGGACGCCGAATGGCCCCAGCGCTTCCTGGCCGAACAGGCCATCCTCGAGCGCTTCGTCGAAGGCTTGCCCGCCTGCTCCCGCCTGCTGGCCCACCTGCCCAGCCTGATGATCTTCGACGATCACGACGTGACCGACGACTGGAACCTGACCGCCGACTGGGAGCAGGTCGCCTACGGCCACCCCTTCTCGCGACGCATCATCGGCAATGCCCTGCTGGCCTACCTGCTCTGCCAAGGCTGGGGCAACGATCCCGAGCGCCTGGATGGCCTGTGCGCACAGGCGGCGGAACTGATGACCGAGGCGCAGCGGCAGGAGGGCCAGCTGCCAAGACAGGCGCACGACGCCCTGCTGCAGCGGCTGCAGCGCTTCCAGGGCTGGGAGTACCGCATCCCCGGGCCGCCTCCCCTGATCGTGCTGGATACCCGCACGCGGCGCTGGCGCAGCGAGCGCCACCCGACCCGCCCCTCGGGCCTGATGGACTGGGAGGCGCTGATCGAACTGCAGGAGGCCATGCTCGACGCGCCCGCGGCCATCATCGTCTCGCCGGCCCCCATGTTCGGCGTCAAGCTCATCGAGGCGGTGCAGCGGCTCTTCGCCCTGGCGGGCAAGCCCCTGCTGGTGGATGCCGAGAACTGGATGGCCCATCGCGGCGCCGCCAGCGTCATGCTCAACATCTTTCGCCACTCGCGCACGCCGGGCAACTACGTGATTCTCTCCGGCGACGTGCACTACTCGTTCGCCTACGACATCCACCTGCGGCACCGCGAGCAAGGCCCACGGCTGTGGCAGATCACCGCCAGCGGCATCAAGAACGCCTTTCCCGTCACCCTGCTGGACTGGTTCGACCGGCTCAACCGCTGGCTCTACGCCCCGCGCTCGCCGCTCAACTGGTTCACCAAGCGCCGCCGCCTGGCGATTCACCCCCGCGACCCCGATCGCGCCCGGGCCGGCGAGCGGCTGTGGAACGGCTGCGGCCTCGGCCTGGTCGACTTCGACGAGGCGGGGCGACCCCGCGACATTCGCTACCTCGATGCGCGCGGATTCGAGGTCGGCTTCCCGCCCGCCAGGGAGTGA
- a CDS encoding NnrU family protein, with protein sequence MLVMILGLVLFLGTHSVRIFADDWRSKQIQRLGEMRWKGLFSLVSIVGLALAIWGFGRMRLDPTWVWFPPVGMRHAVALLMLPAFLLLVAAYVPHNHIKAKLGHPMVLAVKVWAFAHLLANGRLGDIVFFGAFLLWAVLDFRSARRRQPAPAVSPRASGTLITLGVGLVAYYLFAFHLHVWVTGVPVM encoded by the coding sequence ATGCTCGTCATGATTCTGGGGCTTGTGCTCTTCCTGGGCACCCACTCCGTACGCATCTTCGCCGACGACTGGCGCAGCAAGCAGATCCAGCGCCTGGGCGAGATGCGCTGGAAGGGCTTGTTCTCGCTCGTCTCCATCGTGGGGCTGGCACTGGCCATCTGGGGCTTCGGGCGCATGCGCCTCGATCCCACCTGGGTCTGGTTCCCGCCGGTGGGAATGCGCCACGCGGTGGCGCTGCTGATGCTCCCCGCCTTCCTCCTGCTGGTGGCGGCCTACGTTCCCCATAACCACATCAAGGCCAAACTGGGCCATCCCATGGTACTGGCGGTCAAGGTGTGGGCGTTTGCCCACCTGCTGGCCAACGGGCGCCTCGGCGACATCGTCTTCTTCGGTGCCTTCCTGCTCTGGGCCGTGCTCGACTTCCGTTCTGCCCGGCGGCGCCAGCCCGCCCCGGCCGTGAGCCCGCGCGCCTCCGGCACCCTCATCACGCTGGGCGTCGGGCTGGTCGCGTACTACCTGTTCGCCTTCCATCTGCATGTGTGGGTCACCGGTGTACCGGTGATGTAG
- a CDS encoding NAD(P)-dependent alcohol dehydrogenase codes for MPAMMKAAIFVEPGRIEIDDKPIPDIGPNDALIRVTTTTICGTDVHILKGEYPVEKGLTIGHEPVGVIEKLGANVQGYREGQRVIAGAICPSFTSYACQDGCSAQDGGHHAHGYKPMGGWRFGNTIDGAQAEYLRVPDAQANLAPVPDGLTDEQVLMCPDIMSTGFAGAESAGIKIGDSVAVFAQGPIGLCATAGARLRGAGLIIAVDGVDERLAMARQMGADVTLDFRKVDVVEEILRLTGGRGVDASIEALGLQSTFEAALRVIKPGGTLSSLGVYSGDLTIPLGAFCAGLGDHKIVTSLCPGGKERMRRLMQVIETGRLDLGPMVTHRYALENIVEAYDLFSHQRDGVLKVAIQAS; via the coding sequence ATGCCTGCCATGATGAAAGCCGCGATCTTCGTCGAGCCGGGGCGCATCGAGATCGACGACAAGCCCATCCCGGACATCGGCCCCAACGACGCCCTGATCCGTGTCACCACCACCACCATCTGCGGCACCGACGTGCACATCCTCAAGGGCGAGTACCCGGTCGAAAAGGGGCTCACCATCGGCCACGAGCCGGTCGGCGTGATCGAGAAGCTGGGCGCCAACGTACAGGGCTACCGCGAGGGCCAGCGGGTCATCGCCGGCGCCATCTGCCCGAGCTTCACCTCCTACGCCTGCCAGGACGGCTGCAGCGCCCAGGACGGCGGCCACCACGCCCACGGCTACAAGCCGATGGGCGGCTGGCGCTTCGGCAACACCATCGACGGCGCCCAGGCCGAGTACCTGAGGGTGCCCGACGCCCAGGCCAACCTGGCGCCGGTGCCCGACGGCCTGACCGACGAGCAGGTGCTGATGTGTCCCGACATCATGTCGACCGGCTTCGCCGGCGCCGAGTCCGCCGGCATCAAGATCGGCGACAGCGTGGCGGTGTTCGCCCAGGGGCCGATCGGTCTGTGCGCCACGGCCGGGGCCCGGCTGCGCGGTGCTGGGTTGATCATCGCCGTGGACGGCGTCGATGAGCGCCTGGCCATGGCGCGGCAGATGGGCGCGGACGTCACCCTCGACTTCCGCAAGGTCGACGTGGTCGAGGAGATCCTGCGCCTGACCGGCGGGCGCGGCGTGGACGCCTCCATCGAGGCGCTGGGGTTGCAGTCCACCTTCGAGGCGGCGCTGCGGGTGATCAAGCCGGGCGGCACCCTGTCGAGCCTGGGGGTCTACTCCGGCGACCTGACGATCCCGCTCGGGGCGTTCTGCGCCGGCCTCGGCGATCACAAGATCGTCACCTCGCTGTGCCCCGGCGGCAAGGAGCGTATGCGCCGGCTGATGCAGGTGATCGAGACCGGGCGGCTGGACCTCGGCCCCATGGTCACGCATCGCTACGCGCTGGAGAACATCGTCGAGGCGTACGACCTCTTCTCGCACCAGCGCGACGGCGTGCTGAAGGTGGCGATCCAGGCGAGCTGA
- a CDS encoding substrate-binding domain-containing protein, protein MSFTRRRFLKGTLAAGAAASVPSFYINKVLAQEQTLRIYAWAGYFTDEMLADFTEKTGIRATFTPYGTNDELMNSLRATDGTGFDVIMPTVDRVPGYLDYDLVQPLDESRINWSGALDSAIEGSEVGGVVDGKRYFAPSDWGTEAITWHRRDAKVDRANLSYADLWNPEHGQGVTVRGHSALVGIGLWLEREGRLPHPLLDSYKSEEAMRANFDVILEEAIKHKHMLVQFWDTENDAQAAFRTNGAIIGQTWDSTAFRLQQEGEDIAYGAPKEGALAWMEGFVIPKNAQNPDAVYELINWYYTPEAGALFVKATGYNSTSKGATELLPDETRQFFTDSYTEEDLANLWWWPIQEPWYVALRNEYQDRYLSA, encoded by the coding sequence ATGTCGTTCACACGTCGCCGTTTCCTCAAGGGCACCCTGGCTGCCGGCGCCGCCGCCAGCGTGCCGTCGTTCTACATCAACAAGGTACTGGCCCAGGAGCAGACCCTGCGCATCTATGCGTGGGCGGGCTATTTCACCGACGAGATGCTGGCCGACTTCACCGAGAAGACCGGCATCCGCGCGACCTTTACCCCCTACGGCACCAACGACGAGCTGATGAACTCGCTGCGGGCCACCGACGGCACCGGCTTTGACGTGATCATGCCTACCGTGGACCGGGTGCCGGGCTACCTGGACTACGACCTGGTGCAGCCGCTCGACGAGTCGCGCATCAACTGGTCCGGCGCGCTCGACAGCGCCATCGAGGGCTCCGAGGTGGGCGGCGTGGTCGACGGCAAGCGCTACTTTGCCCCCAGCGACTGGGGCACCGAGGCGATCACCTGGCACCGTCGCGACGCCAAGGTCGACCGCGCCAACCTCAGCTACGCCGACCTGTGGAACCCCGAGCACGGCCAGGGCGTGACGGTGCGCGGGCACTCGGCGCTGGTGGGTATCGGCCTGTGGCTCGAGCGCGAGGGCCGGCTGCCGCATCCGCTGCTCGACTCCTACAAGAGCGAGGAGGCCATGCGCGCCAACTTCGACGTCATCCTCGAGGAGGCGATCAAGCACAAGCACATGCTGGTGCAGTTCTGGGACACCGAGAACGACGCCCAGGCGGCCTTCCGCACCAACGGCGCCATCATCGGCCAGACCTGGGATTCCACCGCCTTCCGCCTGCAGCAGGAGGGCGAGGACATCGCCTACGGCGCACCCAAGGAGGGCGCCCTGGCGTGGATGGAGGGCTTCGTGATCCCCAAGAACGCTCAGAACCCGGACGCCGTCTACGAGCTGATCAACTGGTACTACACGCCGGAGGCGGGTGCCCTGTTCGTCAAGGCGACCGGCTACAACTCCACCTCCAAGGGCGCTACCGAACTGCTGCCCGACGAGACGCGCCAGTTCTTCACCGACTCCTACACCGAGGAAGACCTGGCTAACCTGTGGTGGTGGCCGATCCAGGAGCCGTGGTACGTGGCGCTACGCAATGAATACCAGGATCGCTACCTATCGGCATAA